The Candidatus Nanogingivalaceae bacterium DNA segment CTTTGGTGTTGAGCGATTATTGATGGCGGTTCTTTCAAATGCTTATACCGAGGTTGAGTCTGAAGGCAAAACTCGAACTTATCTAGCCTTACCAGAAAACCTTGCACCAACTAAAATCATCGTGGCTCCACTTTTGAAAAATAAAGAAGCTTTAGTTGAAAAAGCTAAAGAAGTTTATTCTGAGCTTCGCAAAAAATACAAAAATGTAGAATTTGATTTGAGTGGAAAAGTTGGTAAAGTTTATGCTAAAGCAGATGAAATTGGTGTGCCAAAAGTTGTTGTGATCGATTTCGAAACAGTTGAAGGTGATGGCTTAGTTAGCGTCCGAAACCGTGATGACGCTTCACAGATTCGTGTAAAATCAAGCGAGATTTAATGAAGAAGATTAGTTCGGCGCAAAATCCATTGGTTAAAAAACTTGTTCAGCTTTCAGAAAAGCAAAGTTTTCGAAACAAGCAAAAAATGACCATTATTGAAGGTGCGCACTTGACGGCCGAGTGGCTTAAGCGCTTCGGTGCGCCGGATTTTTGCGTGATTTCGAGTTCTTCAAAAAGAAGCGAAGAAGTTGAAGGAATTATTCAAAAATGTGAAGAATTAAATACTGAAATTATTGAGCTTGAAGCTAAAATATATTCAAAGATTAGTCCTGTTATTGAGGGCGTTGGTGTTCTGTTTGTTGTGAAAATACCAGAAAATCAAGGTGTTGATTTTTGTGAAGATTCAATTATTCTCGACAGGGTTCAGGATCCGGGAAATTTGGGAACAATTTTACGTAGCGCAGTCGGTTTTGGTGTTAAACAAATAATTTGTTCAAAAGGGACTGTTTCGGTTTGGTCGCCAAAAGTTTTGCGAGCAGGGATGGGGGCGCATTTTCAACTAGAGATTTTTGAGAATGAGGATTTAAAAGATGTTATCGAAAAGCTTAAAGTTCCAACTTTTGCAACAAGCTTAAAAGCCCAAAAAACAATTTATGATGAGGATTTTACAGTAAAAACTGCTTGGATTTTTGGCAATGAAGGTTCTGGTGTTTCAGAAGAAGTTCTTTCGAAAGTTAGGAAGAAGGTGATAATTCCGCAAATTGGTGAAATCGAAAGTCTGAATGTTGCGATGGCTGCAACGGTTTGTCTTTCAGAACAATCTCGGCAACGACTAAAATATAAGCATCTTGGCAACAGTTAAAATATATGATATAATCAAGCTATGAAAAAAGTTATTGTAAAAGCAAAAATTAAAAATAAGGTTGATTTTATCAAGCGCTTAACAGATACGGGGCATGATTTTGGTCGTGTTATTTTTCAGAATGACCGCGTTTTTTTGCCGCGTGGTTACCAACCAAGTCGAAACTTGCCAAAATTGATGATTCGAACAGAGATTATTGATCCAAAGCGTAAGCCGTGGTATCAGCTAATCCAAAAACGACACATTCAAAGTGAAAATGTCGACTTAATTCATGAAACACCTGTTTTGAACTATTCTGAAACTGCACACATTGTTCAACAACTAGGCTTTGAAATGAAAGTTGAAGTTCTCCGAAATCGTCAAAAGCTTCAAGTAGAAGATACAACTTTTTACTTAGATGATGTTGAAAAACTTGGAACATTCATTAAACTTGAAAGAGAAGTTAAAAAAGGTGATAATCCAGATGCGATTCGTCAAGAGTTGTGGGATGTTTTGGAAGTTCTCGGAATTGATAAAACCGCAAACTCTCCAGAAAACTATACTGCACAACTTCTTCGAAAGAAAGAAAAGTCTAAAAAATAAAATAAAATAATGCGGTTAACTTTGACCGCTTATTTTTACATGTAAAAATAAAATATATAAATAAGCTTGAACGCTTTACGAAAAGCTGTTATAATAGAAAGTGATGATATTATTAGATCGTGTAACTAAAGTTTATGGGAATTCAAACACTCCTGCAATCAACAGGATCAGTCTTCATATTAAACCAAAAGAGTTTGTGATTTTGGTAGGAACTAGTGGTGCTGGAAAATCATCACTGTTAAAGATGCTAACTCGCGAAGAGAAGCAAACTAGCGGTAAAATTGTAGTTGGCGGAATTGACTACGATAAACTTCGAGATAAAGATATTCCACTTTTGCGTCGTCGAATTGGTGTGATTTTTCAGGATTTTAAACTTTTACCAAATCGAACTGTTTTCGAAAATGTTGCTTTTGCGCTTGAAATTGCTGGAATGACAAATCATGAAATCAAAGCAACGGTTCCAAAAGTTATTAAGCTTGTTGGGCTTCAAGGTAAAGAGAATAATTTCCCGCATCAGTTAAGTGGTGGTGAACGTCAGCGTGTTGCGATTGCACGTGCACTCGCTCGTCAGCCGAAAATTCTAATCGCCGATGAGCCAACAGGAAATCTCGACCCAAAACACAGTTGGGATATTATTCGCTTGCTTGAAAAAATTAACGATTACGGAACAACAGTGGTGCTAACTACGCACAATGTTGAAATTGTTAACAGATTAAAGCGCCGTGTTATTACATTGAGTCACGGAAAAATTACTCACGATCAGTCACAGGGGGAATATAGACAGTAATGAAAGAAGATTTTTCAAACTCTCCAGCAGCAAAAGCACAAAATGACGATGAAAAACGTTTGCATGCTTCTTCAAAAGTTCAAAGCTTGAGACATCATCGAAAACCACAAACATCTCAAGGACGAAAGAAGCAAAATTCGAAAGTTATAATGCAACAAAAACAGCGTCGCCGCAAGGCTCTAACTTTTTGGAGAATTACAAAATATGGTGCAAATAGTTTTGTGCGAAACGCTTGGCTTTCGGTTGCCGCAACAGCAGTGATGACAGTTACTTTGGTTATTATCTTTGGTTCATTATTAGCTCGCTCAATCTTGATGGATACAGTTGAAGATATCAAGAATAAGGTTGACATGTCGATTTACCTTAAAAAAGGTGTGTCCGATAAGGATATCGCCAAGATGAAAAAATCAATTCAAAATTTGAAATCAGTAACAAGCATTACATACACGTCACCGCAACAAGCACGTGAAAAATTCGCAAGCAAGAATTCTTCCGATGCAGATATTCGAAAAGCCTTGCTTGAGTCAAATAATGAATTTTTTGGAATTTTCAATATTAAACTGGTTAATATTTCGGATACAACAGAACTTAAGAGTCTCGTTGACAGTGATAAACTAATTAAATCGAGTCTTGACCCTGACCACCCACCAACATATGCGAGCGATCGCAACGAGATAATCAAGAATATTTCTAATACGATTAATTTTGCCGAAAAAGTTGGACTTTTGGCTGGTTCGATCTTTGTTGTTATTGCAAGTTTGATTATCTTTAATACAATTCGAATGGCAATTT contains these protein-coding regions:
- the ftsE gene encoding cell division ATP-binding protein FtsE translates to MILLDRVTKVYGNSNTPAINRISLHIKPKEFVILVGTSGAGKSSLLKMLTREEKQTSGKIVVGGIDYDKLRDKDIPLLRRRIGVIFQDFKLLPNRTVFENVAFALEIAGMTNHEIKATVPKVIKLVGLQGKENNFPHQLSGGERQRVAIARALARQPKILIADEPTGNLDPKHSWDIIRLLEKINDYGTTVVLTTHNVEIVNRLKRRVITLSHGKITHDQSQGEYRQ
- a CDS encoding RNA methyltransferase, encoding MKKISSAQNPLVKKLVQLSEKQSFRNKQKMTIIEGAHLTAEWLKRFGAPDFCVISSSSKRSEEVEGIIQKCEELNTEIIELEAKIYSKISPVIEGVGVLFVVKIPENQGVDFCEDSIILDRVQDPGNLGTILRSAVGFGVKQIICSKGTVSVWSPKVLRAGMGAHFQLEIFENEDLKDVIEKLKVPTFATSLKAQKTIYDEDFTVKTAWIFGNEGSGVSEEVLSKVRKKVIIPQIGEIESLNVAMAATVCLSEQSRQRLKYKHLGNS
- a CDS encoding CYTH domain-containing protein translates to MKKVIVKAKIKNKVDFIKRLTDTGHDFGRVIFQNDRVFLPRGYQPSRNLPKLMIRTEIIDPKRKPWYQLIQKRHIQSENVDLIHETPVLNYSETAHIVQQLGFEMKVEVLRNRQKLQVEDTTFYLDDVEKLGTFIKLEREVKKGDNPDAIRQELWDVLEVLGIDKTANSPENYTAQLLRKKEKSKK
- a CDS encoding permease-like cell division protein FtsX, with protein sequence MKEDFSNSPAAKAQNDDEKRLHASSKVQSLRHHRKPQTSQGRKKQNSKVIMQQKQRRRKALTFWRITKYGANSFVRNAWLSVAATAVMTVTLVIIFGSLLARSILMDTVEDIKNKVDMSIYLKKGVSDKDIAKMKKSIQNLKSVTSITYTSPQQAREKFASKNSSDADIRKALLESNNEFFGIFNIKLVNISDTTELKSLVDSDKLIKSSLDPDHPPTYASDRNEIIKNISNTINFAEKVGLLAGSIFVVIASLIIFNTIRMAIFNRREEIYMMKLIGANKSFIAGPFLVEAIICGTIAAVLATIIGYTIVFLSKSKLEAYGIIVSPIISFLQVYGVVVVLGLILIGSTIGVISAFTATRKYLKI